The Stomoxys calcitrans chromosome 3, idStoCalc2.1, whole genome shotgun sequence genome includes a region encoding these proteins:
- the LOC106095565 gene encoding uncharacterized protein LOC106095565 → MYSDDDPSVMMDYDFKDLNSINRATGETRRANLGLDLGGDIGTDGVSSLLAASSPGHGGGLISGVNSADIAVVGGGGRTNFGSNGRMYWRCYFNAVSCF, encoded by the exons ATGTACAGTGATGATGACCCATCCGTAATGATGGACTACGATTTTAAAGATTTGAATTCGATCAATCGCGCTACTGGTGAAACC AGAAGAGCAAACTTGGGCTTGGATTTGGGTGGCGATATAGGAACGGATGGTGTCTCATCACTGCTGGCTGCATCCTCGCCGGGGCATGGTGGAGGTCTCATCAGTGGCGTTAACAGTGCCGATATTGCCGTCGTTGGTGGCGGCGGTCGCACGAACTTCGGCAGCAATGGTCGAATGTACTGGCGTTGTTACTTTAATGCAGTCAGCTGCTTCTAA